GGTAGTCCCGCTTGCCCATTAAAAATTCGAGGAACAATGGGGACTGGTTAAAGTCCCACTGCTTTTTGCGATTGGTGAGGATCGCCGCAAAGAGCTCCTTCGTGCGATTTCGTCGAAGAAAGTGCTCCTGATCTGGGGCCTTCTGGTAACTGTACCCGGGCGAAATCATCATCCCCTCGACGCCGAGGTCCATCATGTCGTCAAAGAATAGTCGGACGCGGTCGGGATTGGCCCCTTCGAAGAGGGTGGTATTGGTCGTGACTCGGAAGCCACGCTTGAGCGCCGCCTGGATCGCCTTTACCGCAATATCGTAGACCCCGTTCCGACACACGGCCATGTCGTGTTCTTCTTTGAGGCCGTCCATGTGCACGCTGAACGTGAGGTATGTGGACGGCGTATACTCGGGGAGCTTTCGCTCCATGAGTAGAGCATTGGTACAGAGGTAGATATACTTCTTGCGCTCGATGAATCCCCGAACGATCTCGGGCATTTCGGGATGGATGAGGGGCTCACCGCCCGGGATACTGACGATCGGCACCCCACATTCTTCTGCGGCTGCCCAGCACTCTTCGGGCGTCAGGCGTCGGTTCAGCACATGTTCGGGGTATTGAATCTTTCCGCAGCCTGCACAGGCCAGGTTGCACCGAAAGAGGGGCTCGAGCATGAGCACGAGGGGATAGTGTTTGTTCCCGCGCAACTTTTGACGGAGGACGTACAATGTAACGGTCAACGCTTGTGACAGAGGAACTGCCATATCGTGTGGCCTCCTATCACCGTTTTATTCCCCTCCGGGGTCCGATCATTCGCTTCGATGGATTCCCTCAAGGGAACTGCTTAGTTGGGGTTCAGGTCCTTCCAGACTGCCTCTGCGGGAAGCGACCCTCTACCATTCGTGGGCATGCCTCCCCCTAATATAACGCCTTCCCGTGCCTCAAGATTCCCGCCGAGCGAGCAGCTCTGGCCTTGCCGCCATCGCATGACGATGGTAGTGGCCAGGAGTGCCGTCAAGGGGCCGTAGATGGAGAGGCCGACGAGGAAGAGGGTCTTTTCCCCGATCATCCAGGTCACGGTGAGCATAAACCCCAGGACGATGTAGTAGAGGCCCGGTCCATAGAGAGGACGGAGTGGGAGCTGCGCCGCCCAACGGGGTGGTTCGTCTGTGACCCGCCGCTCGAGCAGCGTAAAGAGGATCATGATCGTGGAGCCCACCACCGCCCATCCGACAAAGTTGGAGACCGGGACCCCAAAGTAGGCACCCGGCTCGGGATAGTAGAAGATCTGGCCGAGGAACCAGCGGTCGCCTCGGAGAGCAACGGGGTCGATGACGATATCGATCAGGACAAAGAGGACCACGGTGAGCAGGAAGACGGGGCCCCCCAACCGCCCTTGGACGGGAAGGGAGACGTTGCGCCATCCGTTTCCCTCCCGGGACAACGGGAGGAGCGCCAGGCAGGCGAGCGTCCAGCTCGCATAGGCCAGGAAGATGAACGAGAGGGAGTCCATGAAGGGAACCCCGGCGATCCACAGCTCTCGGTCCACTGTCGTCGGAACATAGTGGTAGAGGCCGAACGGAATCCCGACCCGAATCGAGAGGGCTTCGGCGGCGAAAGCGACGCCCCACCCTACCACGGTAAAGAGAAGAGTCCGGCGCCATCCCATATCAGCCACGGCGGCGAAAAGATAGAGGAGCAAGAAGGCGAAGACGTATGGTCGTAACAGGATCGTCCCGACGAGTAGAACAAAGAAAGAGTCCATCGTAGGTCCTTCATCATCGGGTGGGAGATACGCGTAAGGCCTTAGCGTAGATGGAATTCCGGGATTTTGCAACGAAAAAATCATCCTGATGACGCGGAACTCCGTGATCCGGCGAGGGCCACGGGGATCGGGGATATCCAAGGGTACGGGCATGTTCTATTTCCCCCCCCGGTCGTCCTTGACATCTGCGGTCTCTTATAATAGAAGAACCGGGGTCTATTTTCCTTCGGGCCGGGTCAGTTTTTCGTGCTTGCCACTGATGTCCCTAGTGAGTAGAATCGAGTTTTTAGGGTCGAGGGCTTTCGTGGGATGGCACTCGCAATCTCTTTGAGGACGAGGCGTGGGGCTCGTGCGCTTGCTCGGAGGGTGGTTTTTGCGTTTCCTCCGCGATGGGGGGCGGATGGTGATATTTCTCAGCTCTGCCCTCTTGTGGATGTTTCGCTCTCCGCTCAAGTGGCGCCGGATGATTGGCCGGATCCACTTCATCGGCGCGAAATCCCTCTCCGTGATTGTGCTGACGGGGGCCTTCACCGGAATGGTCCTCGGTCTCCAAGTGTTCCATACGTTGAGGAAGTTCGGCTCGGAGGGATTCCTGGGCTCGGTGGTGGCCCTGTCCCTGATTCGGGAGTTAGGGCCCGTCCTGTGCGCCCTCATGGTCACGGGGAGAGCCGGCTCGGCCCTGACGGCTGAGATCGGCATCATGCGCATCACCGAGCAGATCGATGCGCTCACCGTGATGGCGTTAAATCCTATGCGTTATCTCGTCGTCCCGACCATCCTGGCCGGCCTGATTGCGTTTCCCCTTCTCACGGCCATCTTTGACGTGGTGGGGATCTACGGGGGGTATCTCGTGGGGGTGAAGCTCTTGGGGGTCGCAGGGGGGACCTATTTCGGGGAGATACAAACGTATGTGGACTTCGAGGATATCACCCAGGGGATCCTCAAATCGTTGAGCTTTGGGCTGCTGATGACGTGGGTCTGCTGCTACAAGGGATTCCACACCGAGTACGGGGCAGAGGGCGTGAGCCGGGCCACCACCGAGGCCGTGGTCATGTCTTCGGTGTTGATCCTGATCTGGGACTACTTTCTGGGCTCGGTCCTGTTATAGCGTCGGGGCGAATGGTCACGATTCGCAACCTACATAAGTCCTTCGACGGGCAGCGGGTCCTTCGCGGTGTGAATCTCGAGGTGGCCCAGGGGGAGATCCTGGTCGTCATCGGCCGGAGTGGCGAGGGGAAAAGTGTTCTCCTGAAGCACCTGATGGGCCTCCTCCAGCCGGATCAAGGGCAGGTTCTTATCGGCGGTGTGGAGATTACTCGACTCCAGGGGCAGGCCCTTGACCGCGTCAGAGAGCGCTCCGGGGTGGTCTTCCAAGGGGGAGCGCTCTTTGACTCGTTGACCGTCTATGAGAACGTGGCCTTTCCGTTGCGGGAGAAAACCCGCCTTCCCGGGGAGGCTATCCGGGAGAAGTGCCTGTCCCTTTTGAAGCAGGTGGGCCTGGCGGACATGGGACACAAGTATCCGGCCGAGGTGAGCGGGGGGATGAAGAAACGGGTGGCCCTGGCCCGCGCCCTGGCCATGGAGCCGGAGATCATGCTCTTCGATGAACCGACGACCGGTCTCGATCCGATCATGGTCAATGCGATTCACCGGCTGATCCTTGACCTGCATCGGCGCGTCGGCTATACGGCCATCATGGTCAGTCACGAGATCCCCGAGATCTTTGGTATTGCCGACCGCGTGGCCATGTTGCATAAGGGGGTGGTGGTCGAGGAGGGACCCCCGGAGGTGATACAATCCTCCACCAATCCGGTGGTCCGACAGTTTATCAGCGGCGATCCAGAGGGTCCGATCCAGCCGGACTGATGGGAGCGTAGGATGAGACGCGTGGATCTCGAGGTGGTCGTAGGCATCTTCCTGCTGATAGGCATCTTTGCCCTCGGGTATATCTCTGTTCGGCTGGGCAAAATGGAGGTCTTCGGATTGGGAGGATACGTGATCTACGCAGACTTCCCCACCGTCGGCGGATTGAAGGAAGGGGCCAGTGTCGAGATCGCCGGGGTGGGGGTCGGTCGGGTCCAGGACATTACGTTGGTCAACTACCGGGCGAGAATCACGTTGCTGATCGACAATGGCATCGAGCTGCAGGAGGATACCATCGCCTCTGTCAAGACGAAGGGGCTTATCGGCGAAAAGTATGTCCAGCTCAGCCCCGGAGGGTCCGATGAGATTATCGCTCCGGGAGACAAAATTCGTGAGGTGGAACCACCCCTTGATCTCGAGGAGATGATCGGCAGTCTTATCTTTGGAAAGTTTTAGGGGCCGAGAAACTCTTGTGCCGCAAAGGAGGAATTCCGTGGCCACATATATAGTGTCTGGTCTCTGCTTTCTCCTGCTCCTGTTGGCACCTGTTTCGGCAGCCGCTCAAGGTAAGCCCCCCGGTGAAGGGAAAGGGAAGTTGGTCATCAGTCTCCAGGACGCCATCAAGCGGACGCTGGCCGTGAGCAATAGGATTAAAGAATCCCGCGCCGGTGTGGACGCGAGCCTCAGCTTAAAGGGACAGGCTGATGCCGCCAGGTGGGCACAGATCGACGCGAACCTCTTCGGGGGCCCGTCCACCAAAAACGAGCTGAGAAGCGATACGGGGATCATCGACTCCAAGACGACGACGAGCGACATCAAGGTCAACGGCGTCTTTGGCCGGGCCGTCATCCGCGTGGTCCAGCCCCTGTACACCTTTAATAAGATCGGCTCCTTCCGGGAGGCGGCCAGCCGGGGTGTGCGGGTGAGCCAGGCTGCCGTGGGTCAGCAGGCCTCCGAAGTCGTCCTGCAAGTCAAGCAGGCGTATTACGGGGCCCTACTGGCCAGTGACACGCGGGCATTCCTCAAGGGCCTCCTGAAGGACGTCCGAGATTCCCTGAAAACGACCGAACGACGGGTCGAGGCGGGGTCTGCCGCAGCGACGTTAGGGGACGTGTACCAGTTGCGCTCCTTCGCGGCGAGGATCGAGAAGGGGATTGCCGATGCCGGGGAGGGGCACACGATCGCCATGGATGGACTTCGCACACTCATGCAGCTGGAACCAGGAGTGCAGTTCAAATTGGTGGACAGGAACCTCACCGCCGCCGCCGTGGCCCTCAGGAGGGTCGAGGACTATGAGCAGACCGCCGATGAGATCCGCCCAGAGTTCGTGCAGCTCAGGGAGGGGATCAAGGCCCGGGAGGCCCTGGTGGAGGCCGCTGTTGCCGACCGGTATCCGATAATTTTCGCCGCGGCCTTGGCGGATGTGGCTGGGGCGACCAATCGCGATCGGAGTCGCGTCCCGATCATTACCGATCCATTGATGCACACACAGGGCGGGTTTTTCCTCGGCCTCAATTGGCACTTCGACTTCGGGATCACGGAGGGGAGGATCGACGAGGCCAGGGCAGAGCACATGCAGCTGATCTACAAGAAGGATTTTGCTGATCTGGGGATCCCCTTCCAGGTGCGGAAGGCATACGAGGAGTTCCAGACGGCCACAGCGAACATCAAGAACACCAAGGACGCCTACCGGAATGCCCGGCGGTGGCTGGTGACGGCCGTGGCGAATCTTGACCTGGGCATCGGTGAAGTCGTTCAGCTCACCCAGGCGTTCATTCTCTATATCGAGTTTCGGGTCGAAAACTTCAGGGCCATCCACGCTCAGCGCATCGCCCTCGCCAACCTGGACTTTGCGACCGGGGAGGCTGTGAGGAGCTTCACAGTGCAATAGGACGTGTGGGCGGGGCGAACAGGGGCGCGTGAACTCATCAGGAAGGGGGAGAAGATGAGAAAGGTGATGCGGAAGGCCTTGATCCTTTGCGGGATGAGTGCCCTGGTCATTTCGTCCTTGTCCTTCGCCCAAGCCGGGCCGACGGCACAGGTGAGGGGCACGA
The window above is part of the Candidatus Methylomirabilota bacterium genome. Proteins encoded here:
- the hpnH gene encoding adenosyl-hopene transferase HpnH, with protein sequence MAVPLSQALTVTLYVLRQKLRGNKHYPLVLMLEPLFRCNLACAGCGKIQYPEHVLNRRLTPEECWAAAEECGVPIVSIPGGEPLIHPEMPEIVRGFIERKKYIYLCTNALLMERKLPEYTPSTYLTFSVHMDGLKEEHDMAVCRNGVYDIAVKAIQAALKRGFRVTTNTTLFEGANPDRVRLFFDDMMDLGVEGMMISPGYSYQKAPDQEHFLRRNRTKELFAAILTNRKKQWDFNQSPLFLEFLMGKRDYQCTPWGNPTYNIFGWQRPCYLLQDGYAATFKELIETTDWDRYGTGRNEKCADCMVHCGYEASAVDDTFSSWSGLARTAKLTLLPNLQ
- a CDS encoding carotenoid biosynthesis protein, which codes for MDSFFVLLVGTILLRPYVFAFLLLYLFAAVADMGWRRTLLFTVVGWGVAFAAEALSIRVGIPFGLYHYVPTTVDRELWIAGVPFMDSLSFIFLAYASWTLACLALLPLSREGNGWRNVSLPVQGRLGGPVFLLTVVLFVLIDIVIDPVALRGDRWFLGQIFYYPEPGAYFGVPVSNFVGWAVVGSTIMILFTLLERRVTDEPPRWAAQLPLRPLYGPGLYYIVLGFMLTVTWMIGEKTLFLVGLSIYGPLTALLATTIVMRWRQGQSCSLGGNLEAREGVILGGGMPTNGRGSLPAEAVWKDLNPN
- a CDS encoding MlaE family lipid ABC transporter permease subunit, translated to MVIFLSSALLWMFRSPLKWRRMIGRIHFIGAKSLSVIVLTGAFTGMVLGLQVFHTLRKFGSEGFLGSVVALSLIRELGPVLCALMVTGRAGSALTAEIGIMRITEQIDALTVMALNPMRYLVVPTILAGLIAFPLLTAIFDVVGIYGGYLVGVKLLGVAGGTYFGEIQTYVDFEDITQGILKSLSFGLLMTWVCCYKGFHTEYGAEGVSRATTEAVVMSSVLILIWDYFLGSVLL
- a CDS encoding ABC transporter ATP-binding protein — its product is MVTIRNLHKSFDGQRVLRGVNLEVAQGEILVVIGRSGEGKSVLLKHLMGLLQPDQGQVLIGGVEITRLQGQALDRVRERSGVVFQGGALFDSLTVYENVAFPLREKTRLPGEAIREKCLSLLKQVGLADMGHKYPAEVSGGMKKRVALARALAMEPEIMLFDEPTTGLDPIMVNAIHRLILDLHRRVGYTAIMVSHEIPEIFGIADRVAMLHKGVVVEEGPPEVIQSSTNPVVRQFISGDPEGPIQPD
- the mlaD gene encoding outer membrane lipid asymmetry maintenance protein MlaD; its protein translation is MRRVDLEVVVGIFLLIGIFALGYISVRLGKMEVFGLGGYVIYADFPTVGGLKEGASVEIAGVGVGRVQDITLVNYRARITLLIDNGIELQEDTIASVKTKGLIGEKYVQLSPGGSDEIIAPGDKIREVEPPLDLEEMIGSLIFGKF
- a CDS encoding TolC family protein yields the protein MATYIVSGLCFLLLLLAPVSAAAQGKPPGEGKGKLVISLQDAIKRTLAVSNRIKESRAGVDASLSLKGQADAARWAQIDANLFGGPSTKNELRSDTGIIDSKTTTSDIKVNGVFGRAVIRVVQPLYTFNKIGSFREAASRGVRVSQAAVGQQASEVVLQVKQAYYGALLASDTRAFLKGLLKDVRDSLKTTERRVEAGSAAATLGDVYQLRSFAARIEKGIADAGEGHTIAMDGLRTLMQLEPGVQFKLVDRNLTAAAVALRRVEDYEQTADEIRPEFVQLREGIKAREALVEAAVADRYPIIFAAALADVAGATNRDRSRVPIITDPLMHTQGGFFLGLNWHFDFGITEGRIDEARAEHMQLIYKKDFADLGIPFQVRKAYEEFQTATANIKNTKDAYRNARRWLVTAVANLDLGIGEVVQLTQAFILYIEFRVENFRAIHAQRIALANLDFATGEAVRSFTVQ